In one window of Halorubrum sp. BV1 DNA:
- the msrB gene encoding peptide-methionine (R)-S-oxide reductase MsrB — MSETDEPDPADIGDLTDEEWRERLSEEEYRILRESGTEAKFSGEYVDHHPDDGEYRCAACGTVLFDAETKYESGCGWPAFYAAEEESVMTTLDTSHGMRRTEVRCATCDSHLGHVFDDGPEPTGKRFCINSVAMEFDGDA; from the coding sequence ATGAGCGAGACAGACGAGCCCGACCCCGCTGACATCGGGGATCTGACCGACGAGGAGTGGCGCGAACGGCTCTCCGAAGAGGAGTACCGGATCCTCCGTGAGAGCGGCACGGAGGCGAAGTTCTCCGGCGAGTACGTCGACCACCATCCCGACGACGGGGAGTACCGCTGTGCCGCCTGCGGGACCGTGCTGTTCGACGCCGAGACCAAGTACGAGTCGGGCTGCGGCTGGCCCGCCTTCTACGCCGCTGAGGAGGAGTCGGTGATGACGACGCTCGACACGAGCCACGGGATGCGACGCACGGAGGTGCGGTGTGCGACCTGCGACTCCCACCTCGGCCATGTGTTCGACGACGGCCCCGAACCGACCGGTAAGCGGTTCTGTATCAACTCCGTCGCGATGGAGTTCGACGGCGACGCGTAG
- a CDS encoding DNA topoisomerase VI subunit B, protein MTSFQSTIGDEEGIAEELAEGQREISIAEFFEKNKHMLGFDSGARGLVTAVKEAVDNALDATEEAGVLPDIYIEIEEVGDYYRLVIEDNGPGITKEQLPKVFGKLLYGSRFHAREQNRGQQGIGISAAVLYSQLTSGQPAKITSRPKGQSRAQYFELIIDTDTNEPEIRADEETTWDRPHGTRIELEMEANMRARGQLHDYVKHTAVVNPHARIELREPGLDEPMKFERATDELPAETEEIRPHPHGVELGALIKMLAATESYSLSGFLQEEFTRVGKKTADSVIDSFRDVFYGRELSWSPPRAHDDRDVERAVADAVANKGAEATTAFAEGVAETVANHDHITRSELATVVRNVAETVEGDTGKTFGETVRENAVDAAWAAITGVDADGEAVDTAEERDDDPSESPFVADTYALVDEATSTRKDDAAVQAMADALARRFLNLDGDAFRITRDDLDRLVADAASFVAEQHDATFGETARENVADAVWSRARTVPDDPPKVREIADDRDAAADLLEAMRETDILAPPTDCLAPITAELVEAGLRKEYDADFYAAATRDAEVHGGDPFIVEAGIAYGGEIPAEGSVDLLRFANRVPLVYQRGACATTDVIKSIGWRNYGLDQPGGSGMPNGPAVISIHVASTNVPFTSESKDAIANVPAIEDEIELAIREAARELKSFLKKRRSMQQRREKQNVLGTILPEMADKVSEVTERPRPDISGALARIMNNVSVEREVDDGTVTLVVENHSGVNEQVEITDIVSSEPTELSDGTVVDMDGEWFVQWTPEIPAGDERELTYRVADDADFEVSVGGVETEKLTVNA, encoded by the coding sequence ATGACGTCCTTCCAGTCGACGATCGGCGACGAGGAGGGGATCGCGGAGGAGCTGGCCGAGGGCCAGCGCGAGATCTCCATCGCCGAGTTCTTCGAGAAGAACAAACACATGCTCGGGTTCGACTCGGGCGCTCGCGGGCTCGTCACCGCCGTCAAGGAGGCGGTCGACAACGCTCTCGACGCGACCGAGGAGGCCGGGGTCCTCCCCGACATCTATATCGAGATCGAGGAGGTGGGCGACTACTACCGGCTCGTGATCGAGGACAACGGGCCGGGAATCACGAAAGAACAGCTTCCGAAAGTTTTCGGGAAGCTCCTGTACGGGAGTCGTTTTCATGCCCGTGAACAAAATCGCGGACAACAGGGGATCGGTATCTCAGCTGCTGTACTGTACTCGCAGTTGACTTCCGGCCAGCCGGCGAAGATCACCTCGCGGCCGAAAGGCCAGTCGCGGGCGCAGTACTTCGAGCTGATCATCGACACGGACACGAACGAGCCGGAGATCAGAGCTGACGAGGAGACGACGTGGGACCGGCCGCACGGCACGCGGATCGAACTGGAGATGGAAGCGAACATGCGCGCTCGCGGCCAGCTCCACGACTACGTGAAACACACGGCCGTCGTCAACCCCCACGCCCGGATCGAACTCCGGGAGCCGGGGCTCGACGAACCGATGAAGTTCGAGCGCGCGACCGACGAGCTGCCCGCGGAGACGGAGGAGATCCGCCCGCACCCGCACGGCGTCGAACTCGGCGCGCTGATAAAGATGCTCGCCGCGACCGAGTCGTACTCGCTCTCCGGGTTCTTACAGGAGGAGTTCACTCGCGTCGGCAAGAAGACCGCGGACAGCGTGATCGACAGCTTCCGCGACGTCTTCTATGGTCGCGAACTCTCGTGGTCACCGCCGCGCGCACACGACGACCGCGACGTCGAGCGCGCGGTCGCGGACGCGGTCGCCAACAAGGGCGCGGAGGCCACAACCGCCTTCGCCGAGGGGGTCGCGGAGACCGTCGCGAACCACGACCACATCACGCGCTCGGAGCTCGCGACCGTCGTCCGGAACGTCGCAGAGACCGTCGAGGGAGACACGGGAAAGACGTTCGGCGAGACCGTCCGCGAGAACGCGGTCGACGCCGCGTGGGCCGCGATCACGGGGGTCGACGCCGACGGCGAGGCGGTCGACACCGCCGAGGAACGCGACGACGATCCGAGCGAGTCTCCGTTCGTCGCCGATACGTACGCCCTCGTCGACGAGGCGACCTCGACGCGCAAGGACGACGCCGCGGTGCAGGCGATGGCCGACGCGCTCGCGCGGCGGTTCCTGAACCTCGACGGCGACGCGTTTCGGATCACGCGTGACGACCTCGACCGGCTCGTCGCGGACGCCGCGAGCTTTGTCGCCGAACAGCACGATGCGACGTTCGGCGAGACCGCACGCGAGAACGTCGCCGACGCGGTGTGGTCGCGGGCGCGGACGGTCCCCGACGACCCTCCGAAGGTGCGGGAGATCGCCGACGACCGCGACGCCGCGGCGGACCTACTGGAGGCGATGCGCGAGACGGACATCCTCGCGCCGCCGACCGACTGTCTGGCCCCGATCACGGCCGAGCTCGTGGAGGCGGGGCTGCGAAAGGAGTATGACGCCGACTTCTACGCGGCCGCGACCCGCGACGCGGAGGTCCACGGCGGCGACCCGTTCATCGTCGAGGCCGGGATCGCCTACGGCGGGGAGATCCCGGCGGAGGGGTCGGTCGACCTCCTGCGCTTCGCGAACCGCGTCCCGCTCGTCTACCAGCGGGGCGCGTGCGCGACGACCGACGTGATAAAGTCGATCGGCTGGCGCAACTACGGACTCGACCAGCCGGGCGGCTCCGGGATGCCGAACGGCCCGGCCGTCATAAGTATCCACGTCGCCTCGACGAACGTCCCGTTCACGAGCGAGTCGAAGGACGCGATCGCGAACGTCCCGGCGATCGAAGACGAGATCGAACTCGCGATCAGGGAGGCGGCCCGCGAGCTGAAGTCGTTCCTGAAAAAACGGCGCTCGATGCAGCAGCGCCGCGAGAAACAGAACGTCCTCGGGACGATCTTGCCCGAGATGGCGGACAAGGTCTCGGAGGTGACGGAGCGCCCCCGCCCCGACATCAGCGGGGCGCTCGCGCGGATCATGAACAACGTGAGCGTCGAGCGCGAGGTCGACGACGGGACGGTGACGCTCGTCGTCGAGAACCACTCGGGCGTGAACGAGCAGGTGGAGATCACGGACATCGTCTCGTCGGAACCGACGGAGCTGTCCGACGGGACGGTCGTGGACATGGACGGCGAGTGGTTCGTCCAGTGGACGCCTGAGATCCCCGCGGGCGACGAGCGAGAGCTGACGTATCGGGTAGCAGACGACGCCGACTTCGAGGTAAGTGTCGGCGGCGTCGAAACGGAGAAACTCACGGTGAACGCGTAA
- a CDS encoding pyridoxal phosphate-dependent aminotransferase — protein MRLSDRAREIPESGIRKFFELAEARDDVISLGVGEPDFSAPWAARTAAIDSLERGKTSYTSNRGMAALRERIAVHHERYDQRYDPGDEVLVTTGASEAVDLALRALVDPGDTVAIHEPTYISYAPGVELAGGDPLAVPTRAEDDFALTPERLEAAGAAEADLLVVCYPNNPTGATMSDEQFAELAAFCRDNDLRVIADEIYAALTYGDDHASIATQPEMRERTVVVNGFSKAYAMTGLRLGYALGPADAIDAMNRIHQYTMLSAPTTPQYAAIEALDRCDDEVEEMVDEYNRRRRLVVSRFNEMGLDTFEPGGAFYAFPDCGGDDEVFAEELLEAEGVAVVPGSVFGAGGEGHLRVSYATSMRELKEATDRIASFVDERW, from the coding sequence ATGAGGCTGTCGGACCGCGCCCGCGAGATTCCCGAGTCGGGAATTCGAAAGTTCTTCGAGCTGGCGGAGGCCCGCGACGACGTCATCTCGCTCGGGGTCGGCGAGCCGGACTTTTCGGCACCGTGGGCCGCCCGCACCGCCGCGATCGATTCGCTGGAGCGGGGGAAGACCTCGTATACGTCTAATCGTGGGATGGCCGCGCTCCGCGAGCGGATCGCCGTCCACCACGAGCGGTACGACCAGCGGTACGATCCCGGCGACGAGGTGCTCGTCACGACCGGCGCGAGCGAGGCGGTCGATCTGGCCCTCCGCGCGCTCGTCGATCCGGGAGACACCGTGGCGATCCACGAGCCGACGTACATCTCGTACGCACCCGGCGTCGAGCTGGCCGGCGGCGACCCGCTCGCCGTCCCGACCCGGGCCGAAGACGACTTCGCGCTGACGCCGGAGCGGCTGGAGGCTGCGGGTGCCGCCGAGGCCGATCTGCTCGTCGTCTGTTACCCGAACAACCCGACCGGCGCGACGATGAGCGACGAACAGTTCGCCGAACTCGCCGCGTTCTGCCGCGACAACGACCTGCGAGTGATCGCCGACGAGATCTACGCCGCGCTCACCTACGGCGACGACCACGCGTCGATCGCGACGCAGCCGGAGATGCGCGAGCGCACGGTCGTCGTCAACGGGTTCTCGAAGGCGTACGCGATGACCGGACTCCGCCTCGGCTACGCGCTCGGTCCGGCCGACGCGATTGACGCGATGAACCGGATCCACCAGTACACGATGCTGTCGGCCCCGACGACGCCCCAGTACGCGGCCATCGAAGCGCTCGACCGCTGTGACGACGAGGTCGAGGAGATGGTCGACGAGTACAACCGCCGCCGCCGGCTCGTCGTCTCGCGGTTCAACGAGATGGGGCTCGACACGTTCGAGCCGGGTGGGGCGTTCTACGCGTTCCCAGACTGCGGCGGCGACGACGAAGTCTTCGCGGAGGAGCTGCTGGAGGCGGAAGGGGTCGCCGTCGTCCCCGGGTCCGTCTTCGGTGCCGGCGGTGAGGGACACCTCCGCGTCTCGTATGCGACCTCGATGCGCGAACTGAAGGAGGCGACCGATCGGATCGCGTCGTTCGTCGACGAGCGCTGGTGA
- a CDS encoding pyruvoyl-dependent arginine decarboxylase, translating to MNTIHVAGGVGVADTAMASYDAALADANLHNYNLVAVSSVVPAEATVVAVDEAPNLGPAGNRLTVVEARRTIGPREEVDFREGGRAGAEDAESKRAPRRHPDVAAGLGWATGPGPGLFYEVTGEDRDAVRERIESGLDAGSDLREWDLPDRAYRVESAAAEPGRYTTAVVIAAYGESEPILSAAEE from the coding sequence ATGAACACCATCCACGTCGCCGGCGGCGTCGGCGTCGCCGACACAGCGATGGCCTCCTACGACGCCGCGCTCGCGGACGCGAACCTCCACAACTACAACCTCGTCGCCGTCTCTTCCGTCGTTCCCGCCGAGGCGACCGTCGTCGCGGTGGACGAGGCTCCCAACCTCGGTCCCGCCGGCAACCGGCTCACGGTGGTGGAAGCCCGGCGGACGATCGGCCCGCGAGAGGAGGTCGACTTTCGGGAGGGCGGTCGCGCCGGCGCGGAGGACGCGGAGTCGAAGCGCGCGCCTCGGCGTCATCCGGACGTGGCGGCCGGTCTCGGGTGGGCGACCGGTCCCGGTCCCGGACTCTTTTATGAAGTGACGGGCGAAGACCGCGACGCCGTCCGCGAGCGTATCGAGTCCGGACTCGACGCCGGCAGCGACCTCCGCGAGTGGGACCTGCCGGACCGGGCGTACCGCGTCGAGAGCGCCGCCGCCGAGCCGGGAAGGTACACGACGGCGGTCGTGATCGCCGCGTACGGCGAGTCGGAGCCGATCCTCTCTGCCGCCGAGGAGTAG
- a CDS encoding proteasome-activating nucleotidase: protein MSHSPSLPDRPRLELDPEMSETERLEAIRQHYRRILQVNTELEDRLDDAQDRRGELKTDVDELKRENEVLKTTSLYIASVEEITDDGVVIKQHGNNQEVLTQAATRLDEDLRPGDRVAINDSFAVQQVLDDETDSRAQAMEVTESPDVEYADIGGIDDQIREVREAVEDPLENPEQFEAVGVEPPSGVLLHGPPGTGKTMLAKAVANESDATFIKMAGSELVRKFIGEGSRLVRDLFELAAEREPAVIFIDEIDAVAAKRTDSKTSGDAEVQRTMMQLLSEMDGFDERGEIRIMAATNRFDMLDEAILRPGRFDRLIEVPEPDVEGRARILEIHTEDMNVADGTDVSEVAADLEGYSGADIASLATEAGMFAIRDGRTEVTQADFEAAREKLRDADQTEERVINYQY from the coding sequence ATGTCTCACAGTCCCTCATTGCCCGACCGTCCTCGTCTGGAGCTCGATCCGGAGATGAGCGAGACGGAGCGGCTGGAGGCGATCCGCCAGCACTACCGGCGGATCCTGCAGGTAAACACCGAGCTGGAAGACCGGCTCGACGACGCACAGGACCGACGCGGCGAGTTGAAAACCGACGTCGACGAGCTGAAACGCGAGAACGAGGTGCTGAAGACGACCTCGCTGTACATCGCCTCCGTCGAAGAGATCACCGACGACGGCGTGGTGATCAAACAGCACGGCAACAATCAGGAGGTGTTGACGCAGGCGGCCACGCGGCTCGACGAGGATCTCCGTCCCGGCGACCGCGTCGCGATCAACGACTCGTTCGCGGTCCAGCAGGTGCTCGACGATGAGACCGACTCGCGCGCGCAGGCGATGGAAGTCACCGAGTCCCCGGACGTCGAATACGCCGACATCGGCGGCATCGACGACCAGATCCGCGAGGTTCGCGAGGCCGTCGAAGACCCGCTGGAGAACCCCGAGCAGTTCGAGGCCGTCGGCGTCGAGCCCCCGAGCGGCGTCCTGCTTCACGGGCCGCCGGGCACGGGGAAGACGATGCTGGCGAAAGCCGTCGCGAACGAGTCGGACGCGACGTTCATCAAGATGGCCGGCTCCGAGTTGGTCCGGAAGTTCATCGGAGAGGGGTCACGGCTCGTCCGCGACCTGTTCGAACTCGCTGCCGAACGCGAGCCGGCCGTCATCTTCATCGACGAGATCGACGCGGTCGCCGCCAAGCGGACGGACTCGAAGACGAGCGGGGACGCCGAGGTCCAGCGGACGATGATGCAACTGCTCTCCGAGATGGACGGGTTCGACGAGCGCGGGGAGATCCGCATCATGGCCGCGACCAACCGCTTCGACATGCTCGACGAGGCGATCTTGCGTCCCGGGCGGTTCGATCGGCTCATCGAGGTGCCGGAGCCCGACGTCGAGGGTCGCGCGCGCATCCTCGAGATCCACACCGAGGACATGAACGTCGCAGATGGGACGGACGTGAGCGAGGTCGCGGCAGATCTTGAAGGGTACAGCGGTGCCGACATCGCCTCGCTGGCGACGGAAGCCGGGATGTTCGCGATCCGTGACGGCCGCACCGAAGTGACGCAGGCCGACTTCGAGGCGGCCCGCGAGAAGCTTCGAGACGCCGACCAAACCGAAGAGCGGGTCATCAACTACCAGTACTGA
- a CDS encoding aminopeptidase, which produces MDARIREHAETIADHSTGIEASDNVVIQLPREAEELAVALHEICGDRGANPVYLNYSKRAQRAFKRASGEFTEPGHRRALYEEADVFVIARGGSNATEDADVDPETNAAYNRAMEEVKRTRLSKTWCLTQYPTASHAQLAGMSTEAYENFVWDAVSLDWDAQREHQAQMVDILDDADEVRIRSGEETDLTLDVSGNRTLNDYGEKNLPGGEVFTAPVRDGVDGEVYFDLPLYRYGREIEGVRLRFEDGEVVSHSAERNEDLLTGILDTDEGSRRLGELGIGMNRQIDRFTYNMLFDEKMGDTVHMAVGSAYPETVGEENAVNESAEHVDMIVDMSEDSVIEIDGEVVQRNGTFAFEEGF; this is translated from the coding sequence ATGGACGCACGCATCCGCGAGCACGCCGAGACGATCGCCGACCACTCTACGGGCATCGAGGCGAGCGATAACGTCGTCATTCAGCTTCCGAGAGAGGCCGAGGAGCTGGCGGTCGCGCTCCACGAGATCTGCGGCGACCGCGGTGCCAACCCGGTGTATCTCAACTACTCGAAGCGAGCGCAGCGGGCGTTCAAGCGCGCTTCCGGGGAGTTCACCGAACCCGGGCACCGCCGCGCGCTCTACGAAGAGGCCGACGTGTTCGTGATCGCTCGCGGCGGGTCGAACGCGACGGAGGACGCGGACGTGGATCCGGAGACGAACGCGGCGTATAACCGCGCGATGGAGGAGGTAAAGCGGACGCGGCTCTCGAAGACGTGGTGTCTCACCCAGTACCCGACCGCGAGCCACGCGCAACTCGCGGGCATGAGCACCGAGGCGTACGAGAACTTCGTGTGGGACGCCGTCTCGCTCGACTGGGACGCCCAGCGCGAACACCAGGCGCAGATGGTTGATATCCTCGACGACGCGGACGAGGTCCGGATTCGATCGGGCGAGGAGACCGATCTTACACTCGACGTCTCGGGGAACCGCACGCTCAACGACTACGGCGAGAAGAACCTCCCCGGCGGCGAGGTGTTCACGGCACCGGTTCGCGACGGCGTCGACGGCGAGGTGTACTTCGATCTCCCCTTGTACCGCTACGGACGCGAGATCGAGGGCGTCAGGCTCCGATTTGAGGACGGTGAGGTCGTCTCACACTCCGCCGAGCGCAACGAGGATCTGTTGACAGGCATCCTCGACACCGACGAGGGATCGCGGCGGCTCGGCGAACTGGGGATCGGCATGAACCGCCAGATCGACCGGTTCACCTATAACATGCTGTTCGATGAGAAGATGGGCGACACCGTTCACATGGCGGTCGGGTCCGCGTATCCGGAGACAGTCGGCGAGGAGAATGCGGTCAACGAGTCCGCAGAGCACGTCGACATGATAGTCGACATGAGCGAGGACTCCGTGATCGAGATCGACGGCGAAGTCGTGCAGCGAAACGGGACGTTCGCGTTCGAAGAGGGGTTCTGA
- a CDS encoding amphi-Trp domain-containing protein: MVEDVLFESESRRSREEIAAYLRTVADSLEAGEALTLRQGDDSVTVDPPARPTFEVKTEREGPADGPGELSVEFELEWDEERASDAAGDLEIE, encoded by the coding sequence ATGGTAGAAGACGTCCTGTTCGAGTCCGAGAGCCGACGGAGCCGCGAAGAGATCGCCGCGTATCTGCGAACCGTCGCCGATTCGTTGGAGGCGGGAGAGGCGCTCACGCTGCGGCAGGGTGACGACTCGGTGACCGTCGACCCGCCCGCGCGGCCGACTTTCGAGGTGAAGACGGAACGTGAGGGGCCCGCGGACGGCCCCGGTGAGCTGAGCGTCGAGTTCGAACTGGAGTGGGACGAAGAACGCGCGAGCGACGCCGCGGGCGATCTCGAGATCGAGTAG
- a CDS encoding Lrp/AsnC family transcriptional regulator codes for MDAEREVLDVLARNAREDIDDIAAQTGLDAAAVERAIETLEADHVVHGYQAVIDWDRVDEGKIRAVVEINVELDRETGYEEVADQIAKFPAVDALHLVSGDYDFAVEVLGETMQDVSQFISEQVAPMPEVTQTVTHYIMETYKDGGVRFEDGDDDDRLSVSP; via the coding sequence ATGGACGCCGAGCGCGAGGTACTCGACGTGTTGGCGCGGAACGCCCGCGAGGACATCGACGACATCGCAGCCCAGACGGGCCTCGACGCGGCCGCCGTCGAGCGAGCGATCGAGACGCTCGAAGCGGACCACGTCGTCCACGGCTACCAAGCGGTGATCGACTGGGACCGCGTCGACGAGGGGAAGATACGGGCGGTCGTCGAGATCAACGTCGAACTCGACCGCGAGACGGGGTACGAGGAGGTCGCAGACCAGATCGCGAAGTTCCCGGCGGTCGACGCCTTACACCTCGTCTCCGGCGATTACGACTTCGCCGTGGAGGTGCTCGGCGAGACGATGCAGGACGTCTCGCAGTTCATCTCCGAGCAGGTCGCGCCCATGCCGGAGGTCACCCAGACGGTGACTCACTACATCATGGAGACGTACAAGGACGGCGGGGTGCGGTTCGAGGACGGCGACGACGACGACCGCCTCTCCGTGTCGCCATGA
- a CDS encoding DNA topoisomerase IV subunit A yields the protein MTTQNDARDELIDLAADFYDQFAAGEIPEMELPTRTKTNIEYDEASGVWTYGDRTSTRSANSVRGARKLLKAAYTIEFLADQLDEDRSSTLRELYYLSESWDNDEAQFKSQDESNDLVEDLEIVTGATREDFHMRPEESGAKVMGPLRLREQTNRGDRDIHCQLDVGQGGYQIPNNPDTIEFLDNDAEFVLCVETGGMRDRLVENGFDEAHDALVVHLGGQPARATRRLTKRFRDELDLPVVVFTDGDPWSYRIFGSVAYGSIKSAHLSKYLATPEARFIGIQPEDIVEYDLPSDPLSDSDVNALESELEDPRFQTDYWEEQIELQLDIGKKSEQQSLASRGLDFVTDTYLPERLGEMGVL from the coding sequence ATGACGACCCAAAACGACGCACGAGACGAGCTGATCGACCTGGCCGCGGACTTCTACGACCAGTTCGCGGCCGGAGAGATACCGGAGATGGAGCTGCCGACGCGGACGAAGACCAACATCGAGTACGACGAGGCGAGCGGCGTCTGGACTTACGGGGACCGCACGTCGACGCGGAGCGCCAACTCGGTCCGGGGCGCGCGCAAGCTGTTGAAAGCCGCCTACACGATCGAGTTCCTGGCCGACCAGCTCGACGAGGACCGCTCGTCGACCCTGCGTGAGCTGTACTACCTCTCTGAGTCGTGGGACAACGACGAGGCGCAGTTCAAGAGCCAAGACGAGTCGAACGACCTCGTGGAGGACTTAGAGATCGTCACGGGCGCGACACGCGAGGACTTCCACATGCGCCCGGAAGAGTCGGGTGCGAAGGTGATGGGGCCGCTGCGGCTCCGCGAGCAGACCAACCGCGGCGACCGCGACATCCACTGCCAGCTTGACGTCGGCCAGGGCGGCTATCAGATTCCGAACAACCCCGACACGATCGAGTTCCTCGATAACGACGCCGAGTTCGTCCTCTGCGTCGAGACCGGCGGGATGCGCGACCGGCTCGTCGAGAACGGGTTCGACGAGGCGCACGACGCCCTTGTCGTTCACCTCGGCGGACAGCCGGCGCGCGCCACGCGCCGGCTGACGAAGCGCTTCCGCGATGAGCTCGATCTCCCCGTCGTGGTGTTCACCGACGGCGACCCGTGGTCGTATCGGATCTTCGGCTCCGTCGCGTACGGCTCCATCAAGTCCGCGCACCTCTCGAAGTACCTCGCGACGCCCGAGGCTCGGTTTATCGGGATTCAGCCCGAGGACATCGTCGAGTACGACCTTCCCAGCGATCCCCTCTCCGACTCCGACGTGAACGCCCTCGAATCAGAGCTTGAGGACCCGCGCTTCCAGACCGACTACTGGGAAGAGCAGATCGAACTCCAGCTCGACATCGGCAAGAAGTCCGAACAGCAGTCGCTCGCGAGCCGGGGGCTCGACTTCGTGACGGACACCTACCTCCCCGAGCGGCTCGGCGAGATGGGCGTTCTGTGA
- a CDS encoding haloacid dehalogenase type II yields the protein MSTVAAETIREEADVIAFDLWDTLLDREATLVPALDALLDDHDSDYDPEILLRRYLAMHFRDSMIDSLIPGPHTPFKEISRRALAYRLDQIGLDVPDEEVRAVIRQWKTLQPYPDVDAALDRLSDEYTLVGLSNGDPDMLEAVRPNFETELDGVVSVADAGAYKPHRASYDLTCEVFDVAPHEVVFATAHTFDLVGAKAVGMRGAFLNRHENPYGGWPQRPDIVVEATEALADVLTE from the coding sequence ATGTCCACAGTTGCAGCAGAGACGATCCGCGAGGAGGCCGACGTGATCGCGTTCGACCTCTGGGACACGCTGCTCGACCGCGAGGCGACGCTTGTCCCGGCGCTGGACGCGCTGCTCGACGACCACGACAGCGACTACGATCCCGAGATCCTGCTCCGACGGTACCTGGCGATGCACTTCCGCGACTCGATGATCGACTCGCTTATCCCGGGACCGCACACGCCGTTCAAGGAGATCAGCCGCCGCGCTCTCGCCTACCGGCTCGACCAGATCGGTCTCGACGTCCCCGACGAGGAGGTCCGCGCCGTCATCCGCCAGTGGAAGACGCTCCAGCCGTATCCGGACGTCGACGCCGCGTTGGACCGGCTGAGCGACGAGTACACGCTGGTCGGGCTCTCGAACGGCGACCCGGACATGTTGGAGGCGGTCCGCCCGAACTTCGAGACGGAACTCGACGGCGTCGTCTCGGTCGCCGACGCGGGCGCGTACAAGCCGCACCGGGCGTCGTACGATCTCACATGTGAGGTCTTCGACGTGGCACCGCACGAGGTGGTGTTCGCGACCGCTCACACGTTCGACCTCGTGGGCGCGAAGGCGGTCGGGATGCGCGGTGCGTTCCTGAACCGACACGAGAACCCGTACGGCGGCTGGCCACAGCGCCCCGACATCGTCGTCGAGGCAACGGAGGCGCTCGCGGATGTGCTCACGGAGTGA
- a CDS encoding response regulator: MSGDHTPTVLAVDDEPDLAELYRVYLAEAYDVRIATGGEEALSKMDDSVDVVLLDRRMPDMTGHEVLGQMRAAGYDARIAMLTAVEPDVDIIDMPFDDYKTKPVTKEDILTLVEVLLHRANFDERSQEFFALASKKAALEASGATDSEEYQDLLEQMEAVRVEVDDALDRLSARDAFVEVPGSVP, from the coding sequence ATGAGTGGGGATCACACACCCACGGTGCTCGCTGTCGACGACGAGCCCGACCTCGCAGAGCTGTATCGGGTGTATCTCGCCGAGGCCTACGACGTTCGGATCGCCACCGGCGGCGAAGAGGCGCTCTCGAAGATGGACGACTCCGTCGATGTGGTGCTTCTGGACCGGCGGATGCCCGACATGACCGGCCACGAGGTCCTCGGGCAGATGCGCGCGGCCGGCTACGACGCTCGGATCGCGATGTTGACCGCGGTCGAGCCGGACGTCGATATCATCGACATGCCGTTCGACGACTACAAGACCAAGCCGGTGACGAAAGAGGACATCCTCACGCTGGTCGAAGTGTTACTGCACCGGGCGAACTTCGACGAGCGGAGCCAAGAGTTCTTCGCGCTGGCGTCGAAGAAGGCGGCGCTGGAGGCGTCTGGCGCGACCGACTCGGAGGAGTACCAGGACCTCCTCGAACAGATGGAAGCGGTCCGGGTCGAGGTCGACGACGCGCTCGATCGACTCTCCGCGCGCGACGCGTTCGTCGAGGTACCCGGCAGCGTCCCCTGA
- a CDS encoding CDGSH iron-sulfur domain-containing protein encodes MAREVTHEARGPAKLDESDMGDDDMIYVCQCGLSGTKPLCDGSHNATADEEDGVRYKYETDDPESERREIDEIVYVDE; translated from the coding sequence ATGGCACGCGAAGTCACGCACGAGGCGCGCGGACCGGCGAAGCTCGACGAGTCCGACATGGGCGACGACGACATGATCTACGTCTGTCAGTGCGGACTCTCCGGAACGAAGCCGCTGTGTGACGGGTCGCACAACGCGACCGCGGACGAGGAAGACGGCGTACGGTACAAATACGAAACCGACGACCCAGAGAGCGAGCGCCGCGAGATCGACGAGATCGTCTACGTGGACGAATGA